The proteins below come from a single Miscanthus floridulus cultivar M001 chromosome 1, ASM1932011v1, whole genome shotgun sequence genomic window:
- the LOC136505774 gene encoding ubiquitin carboxyl-terminal hydrolase 4-like — MGAAGSRLEKALGEQFPEGERYFGLENFGNTCYCNSVLQALYFCVPFRDQLLEYYANNKNTGDVEENMLTCLADLFSQISNQKKKTGVIAPKRFIQRLKKQNEIFRSYMHQDAHEFLNFLLNELVDILEKEHNAARESLQNLSFPKNSNGPIDGQPNGSHKELAATWVHKCFQGILTNETRCLRCETVTDRDETFFDLSLDIEQNSSLTSCLKNFSSTETLNAEDKFFCDKCCSLQEAQKRMKIKKPPNILVIHLKRFKYIEQLQRYKKLSYRVVFPLELKLLNTVDNSDLEYSLFAVVVHVGSGPNHGHYISLVKSHNHWLFFDDENVEMTDESMVQAFFGSPQEFSGNTDNGYILFYESLAERS, encoded by the exons ATGGGCGCGGCGGGCTCCAGGCTGGAGAAGGCGCTGGGCGAGCAGTTCCCCGAGGGCGAGCGCTACTTCGGCCTCGAGAACTTCGGCAACACCTGCTACTGCAACAGCGTGCTGCAG GCACTTTATTTTTGTGTTCCTTTCCGTGATCAATTGCTGGAGTACTATGCAAACAATAAAAACACCGGAGATGTTGAAGAGAACATGCTAACCTGCCTGGCTGATCTGTTCTCTCAG ATCAGTAATCAGAAGAAGAAAACAGGGGTTATTGCTCCTAAGCGTTTTATACAGCGATTGAAGAAACAAAATGAGATTTTCCGCAGCTATATGCATCAG GATGCTCACGAGTTTCTGAATTTTTTACTGAATGAGCTAGTTGACATTCTAGAGAAGGAACATAATGCTGCAAGAGAGTCTCTTCAAAATCTCTCGTTCCCAAAGAATTCAAATGGTCCTATTGATGGCCAACCCAATGGTAGTCACAAAGAATTAGCTGCCACATGGGTTCATAAATGCTTCCAG GGAATATTGACTAACGAAACAAGGTGTCTGAGATGTGAAACTGTGACTGATAGAGATGAAACATTTTTTGACCTGAGCCTGGACATTGAACAGAATAGTTCACTCACCAGCTGTCTTAAGAACTTCAGCTCAACAGAGACTTTGAATGCTGAGGACAAGTTCTTCTGTGACAAATGCTGCAG TTTACAGGAAGCACAAAAAAGGATGAAGATAAAAAAACCACCAAACATCCTAGTAATTCATCTCAAGCGGTTCAAGTATATTGAGCAGCTTCAGCGCTACAAAAAACTATCATACCGAGTGGTTTTCCCACTGGAGCTTAAACTTCTTAACACAGTTGATAATTCGGACTTGGAATACTCCCTATTCGCTGTGGTAGTTCATGTTGGAAGTGGGCCAAATCATGGCCACTATATCAGTTTAGTTAAGAGCCACAATCATTGGTTATTCTTTGATGACGAGAACGTTGAGATGACTGATGAGTCCATGGTACAGGCATTCTTTGGCTCACCGCAGGAGTTCAGTGGTAACACTGATAATGGCTACATACTCTTCTATGAAAGCCTTGCTGAAAGAAGTTGA